The following are encoded in a window of Gramella sp. MT6 genomic DNA:
- a CDS encoding Pycsar system effector family protein, with protein MEESENKTFPHLKNKHTDDLIDHYWGSISYVSSLIKASEIKAGLILSFYGILLNFVYQNISIVLDHFEDDTIIFILLAVWFSCAVVSIYYSIRCFMPRIESKYDKNIFFFGDVISKFGDIKQFSRTFFSISLDEEKLFDQLGQQIFINAKIANLKFRNVQRALKFLAIQFVLLLMIVIYYIIATFL; from the coding sequence ATGGAAGAATCTGAAAACAAAACCTTTCCGCACTTAAAGAATAAACATACAGATGATCTTATTGACCATTATTGGGGTAGTATAAGTTATGTTTCCAGTTTAATTAAGGCTTCAGAGATAAAGGCTGGTTTGATTCTTTCTTTCTACGGTATCCTGCTGAATTTTGTTTATCAGAATATTAGTATTGTTCTCGACCATTTTGAAGATGATACTATCATTTTTATACTACTGGCAGTTTGGTTCTCCTGTGCCGTAGTTTCTATTTATTACAGCATTAGGTGTTTCATGCCGCGTATCGAATCAAAATATGACAAGAATATATTTTTCTTCGGGGATGTGATCTCCAAGTTTGGGGATATCAAGCAATTCTCCCGTACCTTTTTTAGTATCAGCCTGGATGAGGAAAAGTTATTCGATCAGTTAGGGCAACAAATATTCATTAATGCCAAGATCGCCAACCTCAAATTCAGGAACGTGCAGCGCGCCCTGAAGTTTCTGGCGATCCAATTCGTTTTACTGTTGATGATCGTGATCTATTATATCATAGCCACGTTTTTATGA
- a CDS encoding S41 family peptidase: MKQITLSGLLSIFFGIICSAQDGGINKEDTRLLSQPAISDSKIAFIYAEDLWVANKDGSNPKRLTVDEGVERNPIFSPDGKSIAFSAEYDGNTDVFIVPTEGGIPKRLTWHPYADIVRDFTPDGKNVLFLSQRSVFTNRYASLFKVDIEQGNVEPLKIPNANWATYNSDGSFIAYTPISDRFDQWKNYRGGTATRIWIYDTKTFEVSEVPKPEGGSNDSNPQWLNNKVFFRSDRDGEFNIYSYDPGVKEVTKHTSFEDFPVLDLYANKGQIIFEQAGYLHTLDPNTGNTSKIKVGIATDLLELRPRFVKGDEYVRGVGVSPTAVRVVMDYRGDIVTFPAEKGDPKNITSTPGVHEQDPSWSPDGKTIAYFSDESGEYALHLYDQNENSPVKKVELDGAGFYAYPHWSPDSKKIAFVDNSRSLYVYDLDKNSVKKVASDVLYTPGVFRELFGDWSHDSKWITYTIITGTNFEQAFVYSLDENKSYPVSDGYSNVMSPEFDPSGKYLYMLASTDAGPVVNWFDQSNQDMEMSSSIYLVTLQKDVVSPFFKDNDVEVIQKKEEEEEKKKKAEEENKKPDTPPLKIDFENLENRIVDVPVPAGVYEHLEAPKEGELYYLKFSQHEDGPGELRKYDLKEKKDTLIMSASEYEISANAEKILYRKEGKTGIAELGKKPDKPMLDLGSVQIKIDPREEWKNIFNEAWRVNRDYFYDPNMHGADWDQMKEKYSQFLPHITTRSDLYEVMEWMFSELGVGHHRFSSRGDEFETSENIKGGLLGADYEVANGRYRISKIYGGLNWNPNMRSPLTEPGVNVNEGDYILAVDGEEVTASDNLFKYFENTANKIVTLTVGSSPDMKNSRKEKVIPVENEWDLRNRDWIEGNIKKVNEATNGQVAYVYVPNTADAGHEYFKRYFYPQADKKAVIIDERFNGGGQLADYYIDMLKKPQQAYWNFRYGEDLKSPSASIQGPKVMLIDETAGSGGDYLPWMFRKFNLGTIIGKRTWGGLVGVLGYPEFIDGGIVTAPNVAFYTEDGFRVENEGVPPDIEVEQLPKEVIEGNDPQLQKAIEVVMKQLKENPPKKVERPDYPIRGNN, from the coding sequence ATGAAACAAATAACACTCTCCGGATTATTAAGCATTTTTTTTGGAATTATTTGTAGTGCTCAGGATGGGGGAATCAATAAGGAAGACACACGTCTTTTATCTCAACCGGCCATAAGCGATTCGAAAATAGCATTTATTTACGCTGAAGATCTTTGGGTAGCCAATAAAGACGGATCAAATCCTAAAAGACTTACCGTAGATGAAGGAGTAGAGCGAAACCCCATATTCTCACCAGATGGAAAATCTATCGCCTTTAGCGCTGAATACGATGGGAATACCGATGTGTTTATAGTGCCTACAGAAGGTGGTATACCAAAAAGACTCACCTGGCATCCTTATGCAGATATCGTTCGGGATTTTACGCCAGATGGTAAGAATGTATTATTTCTTTCTCAACGTAGTGTTTTCACAAACCGCTACGCAAGCCTTTTCAAAGTAGATATAGAGCAGGGAAATGTGGAACCTTTAAAGATCCCGAATGCTAATTGGGCCACTTATAATTCTGATGGTAGTTTTATAGCATATACTCCAATAAGTGACCGTTTTGACCAATGGAAAAATTACCGCGGGGGGACGGCAACCAGGATATGGATCTATGATACTAAAACCTTTGAAGTTTCTGAGGTGCCAAAACCTGAAGGTGGAAGTAATGATTCCAATCCACAATGGTTAAATAATAAAGTGTTTTTCAGAAGTGACCGGGACGGGGAATTTAATATCTATAGTTATGATCCCGGAGTGAAAGAGGTAACAAAACATACGAGTTTCGAAGATTTCCCGGTACTGGATCTTTATGCCAATAAAGGTCAGATCATTTTTGAGCAGGCGGGTTACCTGCATACCTTAGATCCAAATACCGGCAATACCAGCAAAATAAAAGTGGGTATTGCTACAGACCTGCTGGAATTAAGACCTCGTTTTGTAAAGGGAGATGAATATGTTAGGGGCGTAGGAGTATCGCCAACTGCGGTAAGGGTAGTTATGGACTACAGAGGTGACATTGTTACCTTTCCTGCCGAAAAAGGTGATCCCAAAAATATTACTTCCACTCCCGGGGTTCATGAACAGGATCCTTCCTGGTCACCAGACGGCAAAACCATAGCTTATTTTTCAGATGAGTCTGGGGAGTATGCCTTGCACCTATATGATCAGAATGAAAATTCACCGGTAAAAAAGGTAGAGCTGGATGGGGCAGGTTTTTATGCGTATCCGCACTGGTCTCCAGATAGCAAGAAGATAGCTTTCGTAGACAACAGTAGAAGTCTGTACGTGTATGATTTGGATAAGAATTCTGTAAAAAAGGTCGCATCAGATGTACTTTATACTCCAGGTGTTTTCCGGGAATTGTTCGGCGACTGGTCTCATGATTCAAAATGGATCACTTATACCATTATTACGGGGACCAATTTTGAACAGGCCTTTGTTTATTCCCTGGATGAAAATAAATCCTATCCGGTTTCAGATGGTTATTCCAATGTGATGTCTCCTGAATTCGATCCTAGCGGAAAATACCTTTATATGCTGGCTTCAACAGATGCTGGACCTGTAGTAAACTGGTTCGATCAGTCCAACCAGGATATGGAGATGAGCAGTTCCATCTACCTTGTTACCCTTCAGAAGGATGTGGTTTCACCATTTTTTAAAGATAATGATGTGGAAGTGATCCAGAAAAAGGAAGAGGAGGAAGAGAAGAAGAAAAAGGCTGAAGAGGAAAATAAGAAGCCTGATACTCCTCCTTTGAAAATAGATTTTGAGAACCTGGAAAACAGGATCGTAGATGTTCCTGTTCCTGCCGGAGTTTATGAACATCTTGAAGCTCCTAAGGAGGGTGAGTTATATTATTTAAAGTTCTCCCAGCATGAAGATGGACCTGGTGAATTAAGGAAATATGATCTGAAAGAAAAGAAGGATACGCTTATCATGTCTGCTTCAGAATATGAGATTTCGGCCAATGCGGAAAAGATTCTATATAGAAAAGAAGGAAAAACAGGCATTGCCGAATTAGGAAAAAAACCAGATAAACCAATGCTGGATCTGGGTAGCGTTCAGATTAAAATAGATCCCCGGGAAGAATGGAAGAATATTTTCAATGAGGCCTGGAGAGTAAACCGTGATTATTTTTATGATCCTAATATGCATGGAGCCGACTGGGATCAAATGAAAGAAAAATACAGTCAGTTTTTACCGCATATAACCACCCGAAGTGACCTCTACGAGGTTATGGAGTGGATGTTCAGTGAATTGGGCGTAGGGCACCATCGTTTCTCCAGCAGGGGTGATGAATTTGAAACTTCAGAAAATATAAAAGGCGGACTGCTGGGTGCCGATTATGAAGTAGCAAATGGCCGCTACAGGATCAGCAAAATATATGGTGGGTTAAACTGGAACCCTAACATGCGTTCCCCTTTAACCGAGCCTGGGGTAAATGTTAATGAAGGGGATTATATACTGGCTGTTGACGGTGAGGAAGTTACTGCCAGTGATAACCTTTTCAAATATTTTGAAAATACAGCCAATAAGATCGTGACGCTCACCGTGGGCTCAAGTCCTGATATGAAGAATTCCCGAAAAGAAAAGGTGATCCCGGTAGAAAATGAATGGGATCTAAGAAATCGCGACTGGATCGAGGGCAATATCAAAAAAGTGAATGAGGCGACCAATGGTCAGGTGGCTTATGTATATGTGCCAAATACGGCAGATGCCGGCCATGAATATTTCAAAAGGTATTTCTATCCACAGGCCGATAAAAAAGCGGTCATCATTGATGAACGTTTTAACGGAGGCGGTCAGTTAGCAGATTATTATATAGACATGCTGAAAAAGCCTCAACAGGCCTACTGGAATTTTAGATATGGAGAAGATCTAAAATCTCCGAGTGCCTCCATACAAGGGCCAAAGGTGATGCTTATCGATGAAACTGCTGGTTCTGGTGGAGATTATCTGCCCTGGATGTTCAGGAAATTCAATTTAGGAACGATCATAGGAAAAAGAACCTGGGGTGGACTTGTGGGCGTACTTGGTTATCCTGAATTCATAGATGGTGGAATAGTTACCGCACCCAATGTCGCTTTTTATACTGAAGACGGTTTCAGGGTAGAAAATGAGGGAGTTCCACCAGATATCGAGGTAGAGCAGTTGCCTAAAGAAGTGATAGAGGGAAATGATCCTCAATTGCAAAAGGCGATTGAAGTTGTGATGAAGCAGTTGAAAGAAAATCCACCTAAAAAAGTGGAAAGGCCAGATTATCCTATTCGAGGTAATAATTAG